A single genomic interval of Amycolatopsis albispora harbors:
- the proC gene encoding pyrroline-5-carboxylate reductase, translating to MAVIAVLGAGKIGEALLSGLLHGGRKPGELLFTERYPERAEELTRRYGVRGVDVPEAAKLADVLIVAVKPQDIEPLLDELGPLLRPETLVVSLCAGLPTALYERRLAEGTPVVRVMPNTPMVVGAAMSAISPGRYATPEHLALVEELLACVGSVVRVPESQQDAVTALSGSGPAYFFFLVEAMIDAGILLGLPRNIAEKLIVQSAVGAAKMLAETGEHPVTLREAVTSPAGTTINAIRELENHGVRAALLAAIEAARDRSVELGKAHD from the coding sequence ATGGCTGTCATCGCGGTGCTCGGAGCGGGAAAGATCGGCGAGGCCCTCCTGTCGGGGCTGCTGCACGGCGGGCGCAAGCCCGGCGAGCTGCTGTTCACCGAGCGGTACCCGGAGCGCGCCGAGGAGCTGACCCGCCGCTACGGCGTCCGCGGTGTCGACGTGCCCGAGGCCGCGAAGCTGGCCGACGTGCTGATCGTCGCGGTCAAGCCCCAGGACATCGAGCCGCTGCTCGACGAGCTGGGCCCGCTGCTGCGCCCCGAGACCCTGGTCGTCTCGCTCTGCGCCGGGCTGCCGACCGCGCTGTACGAACGCCGCCTGGCCGAGGGCACGCCCGTCGTCCGGGTGATGCCGAACACCCCGATGGTGGTCGGTGCGGCGATGAGCGCGATTTCACCCGGCCGGTACGCCACGCCCGAGCATCTCGCCCTGGTCGAGGAGCTGCTGGCCTGCGTCGGCAGCGTGGTCCGCGTGCCCGAATCGCAGCAGGACGCGGTCACCGCGTTGTCCGGCTCCGGTCCGGCCTACTTCTTCTTCCTGGTCGAGGCCATGATCGACGCGGGCATCCTGCTCGGCCTGCCCCGCAACATCGCCGAGAAGCTGATCGTGCAGTCGGCGGTCGGCGCGGCGAAGATGCTCGCGGAGACCGGCGAGCACCCGGTCACGCTGCGTGAGGCCGTCACCTCGCCGGCGGGCACCACGATCAACGCGATCCGCGAACTGGAGAACCACGGGGTGCGCGCGGCGCTGCTCGCGGCCATCGAAGCGGCCCGTGACCGGTCGGTCGAATTGGGCAAGGCGCACGACTGA
- a CDS encoding helix-turn-helix domain-containing protein, with translation MPTKKKQEDLTPPRQVQFLTVAEVATLMRVSKMTVYRLVHSGELPAVRVGKSFRVPEKAVHEYLDSAYYDVG, from the coding sequence ATGCCGACGAAGAAGAAACAAGAGGACCTGACACCACCACGTCAGGTCCAGTTCCTGACAGTTGCCGAGGTGGCCACGCTGATGCGGGTCTCCAAGATGACCGTCTACCGGCTCGTGCACTCGGGCGAACTCCCGGCCGTGAGAGTCGGGAAATCGTTCCGGGTGCCGGAGAAGGCGGTGCACGAATACCTGGACAGCGCCTACTACGACGTGGGATGA
- a CDS encoding 30S ribosomal protein bS22 — MGSVIKKRRKRMSKKKHRKLLRRTRMQRRKQGK; from the coding sequence GTGGGCTCGGTCATCAAGAAGCGCCGCAAGCGCATGTCCAAGAAGAAGCACCGCAAGCTGTTGCGCCGCACGCGGATGCAGCGTCGCAAGCAGGGCAAGTGA
- a CDS encoding NAD-dependent epimerase/dehydratase family protein, producing MPSRIVLVTGVGGELGGRLLARLGCHPDFERVIGVDTTAPAKSVLQRMGKAEFVRADIRNPLIAKVISTAQVDTVVHASTTCHPAAPGRRSAIKEVNVIGTMRLLAACQRSPQVRKLVVKSTAAVYGASSRSQAVFTEDSELIPTSTSGYAKDAVEMEGYVRGLSRRRPDIIVTMARFTNLIGPEVDTVLSRYFSLPVVPTVFGYDARMQLLHSSDALAVLEQATLEDKPGVFNVGSEGVLTLSQAIRRAGRVELPMPRGVVPSVGKVLRGAKLVDFSADQVRLLNFGRVVDTTKLKQEFGYTPRWTTREAFDDYVQGRGLRPVLDGPRLAKLAGKVAVAAATGQAGGR from the coding sequence ATGCCGTCCAGAATCGTGCTCGTCACCGGAGTCGGCGGTGAGCTCGGCGGGCGCCTGCTCGCCCGGCTCGGCTGCCACCCCGACTTCGAGCGCGTGATCGGCGTCGACACCACCGCACCGGCGAAGTCCGTGCTGCAGCGCATGGGCAAGGCCGAGTTCGTGCGCGCCGACATCCGCAACCCGCTGATCGCCAAGGTCATCAGCACCGCGCAGGTGGACACCGTGGTGCACGCCTCCACCACCTGCCACCCGGCCGCCCCCGGCCGCCGGTCGGCGATCAAGGAGGTGAACGTGATCGGCACCATGCGCCTGCTCGCCGCGTGCCAGCGGTCACCGCAGGTGCGCAAGCTGGTGGTGAAGTCCACCGCCGCGGTGTACGGCGCGAGTTCCCGGTCACAGGCGGTGTTCACCGAGGATTCCGAGCTCATTCCCACCTCGACCAGCGGTTACGCCAAGGACGCGGTGGAGATGGAGGGCTACGTGCGCGGGCTGTCGCGCCGCCGCCCGGACATCATCGTCACCATGGCGCGGTTCACCAACCTGATCGGTCCCGAGGTGGACACCGTGCTCTCGCGGTACTTCTCGCTGCCGGTGGTGCCGACCGTGTTCGGCTACGACGCGCGGATGCAGCTGCTGCACTCCTCGGACGCACTGGCCGTGCTGGAGCAGGCCACGCTCGAGGACAAGCCGGGCGTGTTCAACGTGGGCAGCGAAGGGGTGCTGACGCTGTCGCAGGCGATCCGGCGGGCCGGCCGGGTCGAGCTGCCGATGCCGCGCGGGGTGGTGCCGTCGGTCGGCAAGGTGCTGCGCGGGGCCAAGCTGGTGGACTTCTCCGCCGATCAGGTGCGGTTGCTCAATTTCGGCCGGGTGGTGGACACCACCAAGCTGAAGCAGGAATTCGGGTACACCCCGCGATGGACCACGCGGGAAGCTTTCGACGACTACGTACAGGGTCGCGGGCTGCGGCCGGTGCTCGACGGCCCGCGGCTGGCCAAGCTCGCCGGGAAGGTGGCCGTCGCCGCCGCCACCGGTCAGGCCGGCGGGCGATGA
- a CDS encoding lysophospholipid acyltransferase family protein has protein sequence MSRADGVRDRREGRAQEVTTSTSAQVIPLHGPGREKAPEPTAARPEGAAEEATRLADAPVFPFPKAPAPAVAADEAELPDALVTLLKFVRNRLTGDYTVDEFGFDVELTDALLMPPFRALYEKWFRVSTHGVHNLPVEGGALLVSNHSGTIPLDAVMTAVAVHDEHPEHRHLRGLGADLVFRMPLVGSLARKSGQTLACNPDAERLLRAGELVGVWPEGFKGIGKPFSSRYKLQRFGRGGFVSAAMRAGVPIIPCSVVGAEEIYPKIGDIKPLARLLGLPYFPVTPFFPLLGPLGAIPLPTKWHIEFGEPIRTDQFGPDAEDDPMLVFNLTDQVRESIQHTLYRRLSQRRSIFRD, from the coding sequence ATGAGCCGCGCGGACGGGGTCAGGGACAGAAGGGAAGGCAGGGCGCAGGAAGTGACCACGAGCACGAGCGCGCAGGTGATTCCGCTGCACGGACCGGGTCGCGAGAAGGCCCCCGAGCCGACGGCCGCCAGGCCGGAAGGCGCCGCGGAGGAAGCGACCCGGCTCGCCGACGCTCCGGTTTTCCCGTTCCCGAAGGCGCCGGCCCCGGCGGTCGCGGCTGACGAGGCCGAGCTACCGGACGCGCTGGTCACCCTGCTCAAGTTCGTGCGCAACCGGCTCACCGGCGACTACACGGTGGACGAGTTCGGCTTCGACGTGGAGCTGACCGACGCGCTGCTGATGCCGCCGTTCCGCGCGCTGTACGAGAAGTGGTTCCGGGTCAGCACGCACGGTGTGCACAACCTGCCGGTCGAGGGCGGGGCGCTGCTGGTCAGCAACCACTCGGGCACCATTCCGCTGGACGCGGTGATGACCGCGGTCGCGGTGCACGACGAGCACCCGGAGCACCGGCACCTGCGCGGGCTGGGTGCCGACCTGGTGTTCCGCATGCCGCTGGTGGGTTCGCTGGCGCGCAAGTCGGGGCAGACGCTGGCCTGCAACCCGGACGCGGAGCGGCTGCTGCGTGCCGGTGAGCTGGTCGGGGTGTGGCCGGAGGGCTTCAAGGGCATCGGGAAGCCGTTCTCGTCGCGGTACAAGCTGCAACGCTTCGGCCGCGGCGGCTTCGTCTCGGCGGCGATGCGGGCCGGGGTGCCGATCATCCCGTGCTCGGTGGTCGGTGCCGAGGAGATCTATCCGAAGATCGGCGACATCAAGCCGCTGGCGCGGCTGCTGGGGCTGCCGTACTTCCCGGTGACGCCGTTCTTCCCGCTGCTGGGGCCGCTGGGCGCGATCCCGCTGCCGACGAAGTGGCACATCGAGTTCGGCGAGCCGATCCGCACCGACCAGTTCGGCCCGGACGCCGAGGACGATCCGATGCTGGTGTTCAACCTGACCGACCAGGTGCGCGAGTCGATCCAGCACACCCTGTACCGCCGCCTCTCGCAACGCCGCAGCATCTTCCGGGACTGA
- a CDS encoding ArsR/SmtB family transcription factor codes for MTAISEPNRFRIVELLKGGPRSVGAIVDALGLGQPQVSRHLRLLAEAGVVDVTKQAQQRIYHLRPEAMRELSDWVAGFAGLWTARMDRLGAFLNETADQEGD; via the coding sequence ATGACAGCGATCTCGGAGCCGAACCGGTTCCGGATCGTCGAACTGCTCAAGGGTGGCCCCCGGTCGGTGGGCGCCATCGTGGACGCGCTCGGCCTCGGGCAGCCGCAGGTGTCGCGGCATCTGCGGCTGCTCGCCGAGGCGGGCGTGGTCGACGTGACCAAGCAGGCGCAGCAGCGCATCTACCACCTGCGCCCCGAAGCGATGCGTGAGCTGAGCGACTGGGTGGCGGGCTTCGCCGGACTGTGGACGGCGCGGATGGACCGCCTGGGCGCCTTCCTCAACGAGACAGCGGACCAAGAGGGGGATTGA
- a CDS encoding alpha/beta fold hydrolase, translating into MPEGITIDRARNTVHISRTYRSGLGRVWWAWTDAEAISQWWGPEGWAATVYEMDVRPGGRWRFRMAPADESADPVRIVATYGSVVPRAELSYEDTFADETWEADGTGTFPTTVTFTPADTGCTVEVSATFPDAAALRRAVELQMAEGYAEALDRLADLIEPKTSEGATTMSDNMSTLTSADGTTIAYRKTGSGPAIIVVSNVAEDHTGVAGLAAALSEHFTVISFDRRGRGASGDPQPYDPAREIEDIAALIEVAGGSAALTSGSGGSGLTLDAASALGGKVTGVYLYEPPFIVDDSRPPAPADYVEHLEALVGAGKRSEAVEYFMTRMIRVPAEYLPAMKEDPSWDEMAKYAHTYAYDARILRGLQEGKPLPADRWSIDAPIAVSVGSNGEDFIRAGAAALAETLPNVTVLTLPGQDHSAFWMAPEPVAEQAREFLLGRG; encoded by the coding sequence ATGCCGGAAGGCATCACGATCGACCGGGCACGCAACACCGTGCACATCAGCCGGACCTACCGGTCGGGGCTCGGCCGGGTCTGGTGGGCCTGGACCGACGCCGAGGCGATCAGCCAGTGGTGGGGGCCGGAGGGCTGGGCCGCCACCGTGTACGAGATGGACGTGCGGCCGGGCGGGCGCTGGCGGTTCCGGATGGCGCCGGCGGACGAGTCGGCCGATCCGGTCCGCATCGTCGCCACCTACGGGTCCGTCGTGCCCCGCGCCGAACTGTCCTATGAGGACACATTTGCCGACGAGACCTGGGAGGCCGACGGCACGGGGACGTTCCCGACCACCGTCACCTTCACCCCAGCGGACACCGGCTGCACCGTCGAGGTGTCCGCCACCTTCCCCGACGCCGCCGCGCTGCGGCGGGCCGTCGAACTCCAGATGGCCGAAGGCTACGCCGAAGCGCTCGACCGCCTGGCCGACCTGATCGAACCGAAGACTTCCGAAGGAGCAACGACCATGTCCGACAACATGTCCACCCTCACCTCAGCCGACGGCACCACGATCGCCTACCGGAAGACCGGTTCCGGCCCGGCGATCATCGTGGTCAGCAACGTCGCCGAGGACCACACCGGCGTCGCGGGCCTGGCCGCCGCGCTCTCCGAGCACTTCACGGTGATCAGCTTCGACCGCCGCGGCCGCGGCGCCAGCGGTGACCCGCAGCCCTACGACCCGGCACGCGAGATCGAGGACATCGCCGCGTTGATCGAGGTCGCGGGTGGCTCCGCGGCGCTGACCAGCGGGTCCGGCGGCAGCGGGCTCACGCTGGACGCGGCGAGCGCGCTGGGCGGCAAGGTGACCGGGGTCTACCTCTACGAGCCGCCGTTCATCGTCGACGACTCGCGGCCGCCGGCCCCCGCCGACTACGTCGAGCACCTGGAAGCGCTGGTCGGGGCGGGCAAGCGCAGCGAGGCCGTCGAGTACTTCATGACCAGGATGATCCGGGTGCCCGCCGAGTACCTCCCGGCGATGAAGGAGGACCCGTCCTGGGACGAAATGGCCAAGTACGCGCACACCTACGCCTACGACGCGCGGATCCTCCGCGGGCTGCAGGAAGGCAAGCCGTTGCCCGCCGACCGGTGGTCCATCGACGCGCCGATCGCGGTCTCCGTCGGCAGCAACGGGGAGGACTTCATCCGGGCGGGAGCGGCCGCGCTGGCCGAGACCCTGCCGAACGTCACCGTGCTGACGCTGCCCGGCCAGGACCACTCCGCGTTCTGGATGGCGCCGGAGCCGGTGGCGGAGCAGGCGCGGGAGTTCCTGCTCGGCCGAGGCTGA
- a CDS encoding HAD family hydrolase, with protein MSRWSGKDKSQELERLAEMAGEASAEAAVAMEQAPSAVLTVPAQELAAGEVAPEPVAGPEEAGRAEPPAAAAPPDLTAAAFFDVDNTMMMGASIFHFVRGLASRNFFTTSDLAGFAWQQLKFRVGGRENHDDIKSHREKGLSFVAGRTVQEMVDVGEEIYDELMAEKIWSGTRALAQMHLDAGQRVWLVTATPVELAAIISRRLGLTGALGTVAESVDGVYTGRLVGDLLHGRAKAHAVRALAAREGLNLRRCTAYSDSSNDIPMLSAVGTSVAVNPDSGLREVARARGWEIRDFRTGRKAAKIGVPSVLGAGAVAGAVAAGLAYRRR; from the coding sequence GTGTCGCGGTGGAGTGGCAAGGATAAGAGTCAGGAGCTGGAGCGGCTCGCGGAAATGGCTGGTGAAGCCTCCGCCGAGGCCGCCGTCGCGATGGAGCAGGCTCCTTCCGCCGTGCTGACCGTGCCCGCGCAGGAACTGGCCGCCGGGGAGGTGGCGCCGGAGCCGGTCGCCGGGCCGGAAGAGGCCGGCCGGGCCGAGCCGCCGGCCGCCGCCGCACCGCCGGACCTGACCGCCGCCGCCTTCTTCGACGTGGACAACACGATGATGATGGGCGCGTCGATCTTCCACTTCGTCCGCGGGCTGGCCTCGCGGAACTTCTTCACCACCTCCGACCTGGCCGGATTCGCCTGGCAGCAGCTGAAGTTCCGGGTCGGCGGGCGCGAGAACCACGACGACATCAAGTCGCACCGGGAAAAGGGACTGTCCTTTGTGGCCGGTCGGACGGTGCAGGAGATGGTCGACGTCGGCGAGGAGATCTACGACGAGCTGATGGCCGAGAAGATCTGGTCGGGCACCAGGGCGCTGGCGCAGATGCACCTGGACGCCGGCCAGCGCGTGTGGCTGGTCACCGCGACGCCGGTGGAGCTGGCCGCGATCATCTCGCGCCGCCTCGGCCTGACCGGCGCGCTCGGCACGGTCGCCGAAAGCGTGGACGGCGTCTACACCGGACGGCTCGTCGGCGACCTGCTGCACGGCCGGGCGAAGGCACACGCCGTGCGGGCGCTGGCCGCCAGGGAGGGCCTGAACCTGCGCCGCTGCACGGCGTATTCCGACTCCTCGAACGATATTCCGATGCTGTCGGCGGTCGGCACGTCGGTCGCGGTGAACCCGGACTCGGGCCTGCGCGAGGTGGCGCGGGCGCGGGGCTGGGAAATCCGCGACTTCCGCACGGGGCGGAAGGCCGCCAAGATCGGCGTGCCTTCGGTACTGGGCGCGGGCGCGGTAGCGGGCGCCGTCGCCGCGGGGCTCGCCTACCGCCGCCGCTGA
- a CDS encoding DUF5667 domain-containing protein has translation MKLPWEREHDRFARAVEDPSSDDDEFRRELDLVGQLRRLGNAASPGPETRQRIAAAIEARPAVVPEPRRRRRLGPVLAGGLAGLVGVGSLGVALAADSLPGDSLYGMKLAGETATVGLTFDDEARAGKRLDHAGARLAELREIRGRGPAEFRATLESFAQATREGTAELTAVATGSSGAQLSGLRGWAAEQSRLLAELRPVVPEGASVAHDNAVALVGRVDERAAALAERMSCYQITSGRHDDLGALPATGGCAKPGPPPAEPEEPPAVPVDRGESRTVATPPVDNRPETATPVLDVPEAPAPPVTEVPPPVTRPRPPVIPPPPGELLRLPPLLPGLPEVRVGW, from the coding sequence GTGAAGTTGCCGTGGGAGCGCGAGCACGACCGGTTCGCGCGCGCCGTCGAGGACCCGTCGTCGGACGACGACGAGTTCCGGCGTGAGCTGGACCTGGTCGGTCAGCTCCGCAGGCTCGGCAACGCGGCGTCACCCGGCCCGGAGACCAGGCAACGCATCGCCGCCGCCATCGAAGCGCGTCCGGCCGTGGTGCCCGAGCCGCGCCGCCGACGGCGGCTGGGTCCCGTGCTCGCGGGCGGGCTGGCCGGGTTGGTCGGCGTCGGCAGTCTCGGCGTGGCGCTCGCCGCGGACTCGCTGCCCGGGGATTCCCTCTATGGCATGAAACTGGCCGGGGAGACGGCCACGGTCGGACTGACCTTCGACGACGAGGCCCGCGCTGGCAAGCGCCTCGACCACGCGGGCGCCCGGCTGGCCGAACTCCGCGAGATCCGCGGGCGCGGTCCCGCCGAATTCCGCGCCACGCTGGAAAGTTTCGCGCAGGCGACCCGGGAGGGCACCGCCGAGCTGACCGCGGTCGCCACCGGCAGCTCGGGCGCGCAGCTGTCCGGCCTGCGGGGCTGGGCCGCCGAGCAGTCGCGCCTGCTGGCCGAACTGCGGCCCGTGGTGCCCGAGGGCGCGAGCGTCGCCCATGACAACGCTGTCGCGCTGGTGGGCCGGGTCGATGAGCGCGCGGCCGCGCTCGCCGAGCGGATGAGCTGCTACCAGATCACCTCCGGCAGGCACGACGATCTCGGCGCGCTGCCCGCCACCGGCGGTTGCGCGAAACCGGGTCCGCCACCGGCCGAACCCGAGGAGCCGCCCGCGGTGCCGGTCGATCGGGGCGAGTCGCGGACGGTCGCCACGCCGCCCGTCGACAACCGCCCGGAGACCGCCACGCCGGTGCTCGACGTGCCCGAGGCACCGGCACCGCCCGTGACCGAAGTGCCACCTCCCGTCACGCGGCCGCGTCCGCCGGTAATCCCGCCGCCACCTGGCGAACTGCTGAGACTTCCCCCACTGTTGCCGGGATTGCCCGAGGTGAGGGTCGGCTGGTAA
- a CDS encoding sigma-70 family RNA polymerase sigma factor, which translates to MSLQVAVAGGSGALIGTSVPARGDLAAQRAARAEAVKAEAWDLVHAAQQGDAGAFGKLYDRYVDMVFRYVLFRLGDRDLAEDVTSETFLRALRRITSVSYQGRDVGAWFVTIARNLILDHVKSSRFRLEVVTDEVAEGGASPFTGSTAPGPAGPEQQVISRATNSELFRCIDELGSDQRECILLRFMQGLSVAETAEIMNRNEGAIKALQHRAVRRLAQLLPSGFR; encoded by the coding sequence ATGAGCCTGCAAGTCGCCGTGGCCGGCGGTTCGGGGGCACTCATCGGCACGAGCGTGCCGGCCCGCGGCGACCTCGCCGCGCAGCGTGCCGCCAGGGCCGAAGCCGTCAAGGCCGAGGCGTGGGACCTCGTGCACGCCGCCCAGCAGGGTGATGCCGGCGCCTTCGGCAAGCTGTACGACCGGTACGTCGACATGGTCTTCCGGTACGTGCTCTTCCGCCTCGGCGACCGCGACCTGGCCGAGGACGTGACCAGCGAGACCTTCCTGCGCGCGCTGCGCCGGATCACCTCGGTCAGCTACCAGGGCCGGGACGTCGGCGCCTGGTTCGTCACCATCGCCCGCAACCTGATCCTCGACCACGTCAAGTCCAGCCGGTTCCGCCTCGAGGTGGTCACCGACGAGGTCGCCGAGGGCGGGGCCAGCCCGTTCACCGGCTCCACCGCGCCGGGCCCGGCCGGTCCCGAGCAGCAGGTGATCAGCCGCGCGACCAACTCCGAGCTGTTCCGCTGCATCGACGAACTGGGCAGCGACCAGCGCGAATGCATTCTGCTGCGGTTCATGCAGGGGCTTTCGGTGGCCGAGACGGCGGAGATCATGAACCGCAACGAGGGCGCCATCAAGGCGTTGCAGCACCGGGCGGTCCGGCGGCTGGCCCAGCTCCTGCCGAGTGGTTTCCGGTAG
- a CDS encoding AMP-binding protein: protein MSSEQGNHQDHQWSSGTAGNVSELVSAAAGRRPDSLALIDSGTERRLTWAQADAAVNAEARRLTEAGLHPGDRVVVRLPTSTAFAVTLFAVVRAGGIAVPLSPQAPAAEIRPLAEHCGATLVVSHDPDAEELADEVTVLPAPDATGEAAEPVAPVGSGEDIAVLSYTSGTTGPPRGVMLSHRALLANVEQLSAVRPAVLQASDRVFIAIPLFHVYGLGPGLLQAAAVGATVVLSERFDARRALADCAEFRVTTIAGVPAMYAEFAALDADELGAGLATVRRMTSGAAPLHPKVLAAIRAATGMDVYEGYGLTEAAPVVTTTLVTGYPKPGSVGRPLPGIELRLVDSDGTAGPVPSDPDDLVDSFDEEDGGTGLVALRGANLFSGYWPDGAHGPDAEGWFRTGDVGYLDTDGDLHLVDRANDLIIVNGFNVYPNEVESVLTELPEVIEAAVVGVVDERSGEAVKAVVVVAPGASLSAQQVVDHCAGKLAGYKVPHSVEFADSLPHSATGKLRRLRLR, encoded by the coding sequence TTGTCGTCCGAACAGGGGAATCACCAGGACCACCAGTGGTCGTCCGGCACCGCGGGCAACGTCTCGGAGCTGGTTTCGGCGGCCGCCGGACGCCGCCCGGATTCACTCGCACTTATCGATTCAGGAACCGAGCGGCGGCTCACCTGGGCACAGGCCGACGCGGCGGTGAACGCCGAAGCGCGGCGCCTCACCGAGGCCGGACTGCACCCGGGTGATCGGGTGGTCGTCCGGCTGCCGACCTCGACCGCCTTCGCGGTGACGTTGTTCGCCGTGGTGCGGGCCGGTGGCATCGCCGTGCCGCTGTCCCCGCAGGCCCCGGCCGCCGAGATCCGGCCGCTGGCCGAGCACTGCGGTGCCACGCTGGTGGTCAGCCACGACCCGGACGCCGAGGAACTGGCGGACGAGGTCACCGTGCTGCCCGCACCCGACGCCACCGGAGAGGCGGCCGAGCCGGTCGCGCCGGTGGGCAGCGGCGAGGACATCGCGGTGCTCTCGTACACCTCGGGGACCACCGGCCCGCCGCGTGGCGTGATGCTGTCGCACCGGGCGCTCCTGGCCAACGTCGAGCAGCTCTCGGCGGTGCGGCCCGCCGTGCTCCAGGCTTCCGACCGGGTGTTCATCGCGATCCCGCTGTTCCACGTCTACGGGCTGGGACCCGGCCTGCTGCAGGCCGCCGCGGTGGGCGCCACCGTGGTGCTGTCCGAGCGCTTCGACGCGCGACGCGCGCTGGCCGACTGCGCCGAGTTCCGCGTCACCACGATCGCCGGGGTGCCCGCGATGTACGCCGAGTTCGCCGCGCTGGACGCCGACGAACTGGGCGCCGGGCTGGCCACCGTGCGCCGGATGACCTCGGGGGCGGCGCCGCTGCACCCCAAGGTGCTGGCCGCGATCCGGGCCGCCACCGGCATGGACGTCTACGAGGGCTACGGGCTGACCGAGGCCGCGCCCGTGGTGACCACCACGCTGGTCACCGGCTATCCCAAGCCCGGCTCGGTCGGCCGTCCGCTGCCCGGCATCGAGCTGCGGCTGGTGGACAGCGACGGCACCGCCGGGCCGGTGCCGTCCGATCCGGACGACCTGGTGGACAGCTTCGACGAGGAGGACGGCGGCACCGGGCTGGTCGCGCTGCGTGGCGCCAACCTGTTCTCCGGGTACTGGCCGGACGGCGCGCACGGGCCGGACGCCGAGGGCTGGTTCCGCACCGGCGACGTCGGCTACCTGGACACCGACGGCGACCTGCACCTGGTCGACCGCGCCAACGACCTGATCATCGTGAACGGGTTCAACGTGTACCCGAACGAGGTCGAGTCGGTGCTCACCGAACTGCCGGAGGTGATCGAGGCGGCGGTGGTCGGCGTGGTCGACGAACGCAGCGGCGAGGCGGTCAAGGCGGTCGTGGTGGTCGCGCCGGGTGCTTCGCTGTCCGCGCAGCAGGTGGTGGACCACTGCGCGGGCAAGCTCGCCGGGTACAAGGTGCCGCACAGCGTCGAGTTCGCCGACAGCCTGCCGCATTCGGCGACCGGCAAGCTGCGCCGTCTCCGGCTCCGGTAG
- a CDS encoding glutaredoxin family protein, which yields MAHEVTVVTREGCSACVRAEADVARICGELGVAWRTFDVDSDAEWRAEYGDRVPVILVDGEEHGYWSVEEDRLRAALA from the coding sequence ATGGCGCATGAGGTGACGGTCGTGACCAGGGAAGGCTGCTCGGCGTGCGTGCGCGCGGAGGCCGACGTGGCGCGGATCTGCGGTGAGCTGGGCGTCGCGTGGCGGACGTTCGATGTGGACAGTGACGCGGAATGGCGTGCCGAGTACGGCGACCGCGTGCCGGTGATCCTGGTCGACGGGGAAGAGCACGGGTACTGGTCGGTCGAGGAGGACCGGCTGCGCGCGGCGCTCGCGTAA